In Paenibacillus sonchi, a single genomic region encodes these proteins:
- a CDS encoding TetR/AcrR family transcriptional regulator, with amino-acid sequence MRKAVSVETYIEKIKPVIRRTKFSQLKVDDLAKYMDISKVTLYKYFASKDDIIEQVVDYYIDYSKKADATANDDSVSFLERFQITFLQSLMCAVYISDLFLQDLKEFYPHHFENLSVALHNRNKNLQAFFESGMEQQIFNRLNAVLFMVQDDAVLRRFIEPSFSIQYDITLKQAIMDYYHMKQYQLLKPEYLKMIDYSNMEGKIVHILQTIS; translated from the coding sequence GTGAGAAAAGCCGTTAGTGTGGAGACATATATTGAAAAAATAAAGCCCGTTATTAGAAGAACAAAATTCAGCCAACTCAAAGTCGACGATCTCGCAAAATATATGGATATCAGCAAAGTGACACTATATAAGTATTTTGCCTCCAAAGATGACATCATCGAACAGGTTGTAGATTATTACATTGATTACTCGAAGAAAGCTGACGCCACGGCTAATGATGATTCCGTCTCTTTTTTGGAGCGGTTTCAAATCACGTTTTTACAATCTTTGATGTGTGCCGTGTATATCTCTGATTTGTTCTTGCAAGATCTGAAGGAATTTTATCCGCACCATTTTGAGAATCTGTCAGTTGCCCTGCACAATCGGAATAAAAACTTACAGGCTTTTTTTGAATCCGGAATGGAGCAACAGATTTTCAACAGATTGAATGCTGTATTGTTTATGGTTCAAGATGACGCTGTGCTGCGGCGCTTTATCGAGCCATCATTTTCGATTCAGTATGATATCACCTTGAAACAAGCAATTATGGATTACTACCATATGAAGCAGTATCAATTGCTAAAACCCGAATACCTGAAGATGATAGACTACTCCAATATGGAGGGGAAAATCGTTCATATTTTGCAAACCATCTCATAA
- a CDS encoding SDR family oxidoreductase, translating into MELSSKGKFSGKKVVITGGSSGIGLATAKLLVDEGAHVLITGRTQATLDTAREQLGNNVIAFLSDAGSLKDIAALADRVKVEFGTIDALFVNAGVTGFVPFESTAEETYDEIFTINAKGPYFTVQKLAPLLSTGSGVVLTTSIVNVVGLPMLSAYAASKAALRSMTRSLARELLPRNIRVNAVSPGVIDTGILEKAMPKEAAEQTKAQMTQQIPMLRLGDPVEVAKVVAFLAFDATYTTGAEFPVDGGGSQI; encoded by the coding sequence ATGGAACTATCCAGTAAGGGCAAATTCTCCGGTAAGAAAGTCGTGATTACGGGAGGCAGCAGTGGAATCGGCCTCGCGACAGCGAAGTTGCTAGTGGATGAAGGAGCACACGTGCTGATTACCGGACGTACTCAGGCGACGCTTGACACGGCTCGTGAACAACTCGGCAACAACGTAATCGCGTTCTTGAGTGATGCCGGCTCATTGAAGGATATCGCCGCGTTGGCCGATCGAGTGAAGGTTGAATTTGGCACGATAGATGCCCTGTTCGTTAACGCAGGTGTCACTGGCTTTGTCCCTTTCGAGTCAACGGCCGAAGAAACGTACGACGAGATATTTACAATCAACGCCAAAGGGCCGTACTTCACCGTACAAAAACTCGCTCCACTCCTGAGCACAGGAAGCGGGGTAGTACTTACTACTTCAATCGTGAACGTAGTGGGTCTCCCCATGCTCAGTGCGTATGCAGCTAGTAAAGCGGCGCTACGCTCCATGACTCGAAGTCTGGCACGCGAGTTATTGCCTCGAAATATTCGCGTCAACGCAGTCAGTCCTGGCGTCATTGACACAGGTATCTTAGAGAAGGCAATGCCGAAAGAAGCTGCCGAACAGACAAAAGCACAGATGACACAGCAGATCCCGATGTTGCGTTTGGGCGATCCAGTCGAGGTCGCCAAAGTCGTAGCATTCCTAGCATTTGACGCCACCTATACCACCGGGGCTGAGTTCCCTGTCGACGGAGGCGGCTCCCAGATCTGA
- a CDS encoding SDR family NAD(P)-dependent oxidoreductase — MNTNQREHIALITGASQGIGLALARKLLSQNWQVITLNRSDFPADDMLIQDALKNGWLRAYKVKDLTDYGSLRRSLKEIKSKEQRIDILFNNAGGGLSELRYSKQGREMHYELLTVVPYIILMELKELLKNGSLKTVINTSSQVLRFTKEFSIENLEHPKTFRKMYGPYATSKLALSLWTQAVAPQLAKEGIKIRSVDPGINNTLRKGKDSGLTAWFELFMKVFSSPPTHGANLLFEGALGKHRNETGVFLLKDRVADLKFTEQVQRVLDRISDIYSREFLDGGVLHG, encoded by the coding sequence TTGAATACGAACCAACGAGAACATATCGCACTGATCACAGGCGCGAGCCAGGGAATCGGCTTGGCATTAGCCCGGAAACTTCTATCGCAGAACTGGCAGGTCATTACTTTGAACCGTTCCGATTTTCCGGCGGACGATATGCTCATTCAAGATGCCCTCAAGAACGGATGGCTCCGAGCCTATAAAGTGAAGGATCTCACCGATTATGGCAGCTTGAGACGCTCTTTGAAAGAAATCAAAAGCAAGGAGCAGCGGATCGATATTTTGTTCAACAACGCCGGAGGAGGCTTAAGTGAGCTGCGCTATTCGAAACAAGGCCGCGAAATGCATTATGAATTGTTGACGGTCGTTCCTTATATTATTCTGATGGAATTGAAGGAGCTGTTGAAAAACGGCAGCTTAAAAACGGTGATTAACACTTCATCGCAGGTGCTTAGATTTACGAAGGAGTTTTCGATCGAAAACTTAGAGCATCCCAAAACCTTCCGCAAAATGTATGGCCCTTATGCGACTTCAAAGCTAGCTCTTTCGTTGTGGACTCAAGCCGTCGCACCACAACTTGCCAAGGAAGGCATCAAGATCCGCAGCGTAGACCCGGGAATTAACAACACGCTAAGAAAAGGAAAGGATTCCGGACTGACCGCATGGTTTGAACTGTTTATGAAGGTTTTTTCCTCTCCGCCTACCCATGGCGCCAACCTATTATTTGAGGGAGCCCTCGGCAAACACCGCAATGAGACCGGCGTGTTTTTGTTGAAAGATCGGGTTGCGGACTTGAAATTTACAGAACAAGTGCAGCGTGTGCTGGACAGAATCTCCGACATCTATAGCCGTGAGTTTCTTGACGGGGGTGTTCTTCATGGCTGA
- a CDS encoding DUF4386 domain-containing protein: protein MTRDRRNARILGIFYILAAVTSIIAVVLYGPVLSEQWQMAVANGSETKVLIGVLNDLSLLVTAVGTAVMLFPYVRHWNEHLALGYLCFRFMEAVFIAIGLVSILGLLQLSSYYDTTTLASKTNFEPIGLLLQSIYRWTAMLGPNFMLGINTSLYSYLLYRTGYVPKPLAVFGMITAVMVFLAGLLQMFGIIGPYSAVKGLMALPVGVYEMSLAAWLFVKGFHRENLAKLRAKTTC, encoded by the coding sequence ATGACGCGAGACCGAAGGAATGCAAGGATACTGGGGATTTTTTATATCCTTGCTGCAGTGACGTCAATTATAGCGGTTGTTTTGTATGGGCCGGTTTTGTCAGAACAATGGCAGATGGCCGTGGCAAATGGATCGGAAACGAAGGTCTTAATCGGTGTATTAAATGACCTCTCACTTTTGGTAACCGCTGTTGGTACAGCAGTCATGCTGTTTCCCTACGTTCGGCATTGGAATGAGCATCTTGCACTAGGGTATCTTTGTTTTCGGTTTATGGAAGCTGTTTTTATTGCGATTGGTCTCGTAAGTATATTGGGTTTGTTACAACTTAGTTCATATTATGATACAACTACCTTAGCAAGTAAAACCAATTTTGAGCCCATAGGACTGTTGCTGCAGTCGATTTATCGCTGGACGGCTATGCTGGGTCCAAATTTCATGTTGGGCATAAATACTAGTCTGTATAGTTATCTGCTTTATCGAACAGGCTATGTGCCTAAACCGTTAGCGGTTTTCGGAATGATTACAGCGGTTATGGTATTTTTAGCTGGTTTGCTGCAAATGTTTGGGATCATCGGACCCTATTCGGCGGTAAAAGGATTGATGGCGCTTCCTGTGGGCGTTTACGAGATGAGCTTGGCAGCCTGGTTATTTGTGAAGGGATTTCATCGGGAGAACCTTGCTAAATTGAGAGCAAAAACAACTTGCTAG
- a CDS encoding helix-turn-helix transcriptional regulator, with translation MDHNEVIERALIHIEGHLQQSLTVETVANTFNMSKYYFHRLFSAMMSCSLNQYILSRRLNASLTLIQNKNRSLTDIAYQLNFGTQASFTRAFKRQYGVAPSSLKTGLTTLSPVPIPTVVKRPIKNINGDIVTDFTLTEFKETRISGIAFEVNLANDDYKEKIRAHSEMLLSHIDETIHGPCYVIYSNCQPDSTRFKVLFGIPSSIEIDKPYFFTVDVPQIFCARFNYCGEILDIGDVLKSDYARFLKISRQETAETDIELIQAFDDVHHLDSTYHIYAPIKKLPTDSDL, from the coding sequence ATGGACCATAACGAAGTCATCGAACGTGCTTTGATCCATATTGAGGGCCATTTACAACAGTCCTTAACCGTAGAAACCGTTGCCAATACCTTCAACATGTCTAAATACTATTTTCATCGGCTGTTTTCTGCTATGATGAGCTGTTCGTTAAACCAATACATTCTATCCAGAAGATTGAATGCATCTTTAACCCTTATTCAAAACAAAAACAGGTCTCTAACCGATATTGCTTATCAGCTCAACTTCGGTACGCAAGCCTCATTCACTCGTGCTTTCAAACGACAATACGGCGTAGCTCCAAGTTCTTTAAAAACAGGACTGACAACCCTCTCTCCTGTCCCCATACCTACAGTGGTGAAGAGGCCTATAAAAAACATTAACGGTGATATCGTCACGGATTTCACCCTGACCGAATTCAAGGAGACCCGGATCAGCGGGATCGCTTTTGAAGTGAATTTAGCCAATGATGATTACAAGGAGAAGATCCGCGCACATTCAGAAATGCTGTTGAGTCATATTGATGAAACCATACACGGTCCCTGTTATGTCATTTATTCAAACTGTCAACCCGATTCAACTCGGTTTAAGGTACTGTTTGGGATCCCAAGCAGCATTGAAATTGATAAACCTTATTTTTTCACGGTTGATGTGCCACAGATTTTTTGTGCGAGGTTCAACTATTGTGGTGAAATACTTGACATTGGGGATGTACTGAAAAGCGACTATGCCAGATTCCTAAAGATTTCCAGGCAAGAAACGGCAGAAACCGATATTGAACTCATCCAAGCTTTTGATGACGTCCACCATCTGGATTCGACCTACCATATCTATGCGCCTATCAAAAAACTCCCTACCGATTCTGATTTGTAA